AGGGCGACCTGCACCTGCAGCAGGCCGGCAACGTCACGCTGGCCACCGTCGACCTGAGCCGCGAAGATCATGACGCCTACTACCTCGGCTACAGCAACGGCGTGCTGTGGCCGGTGTTCCACTACCGGCTGGACCTCGCGGATTTCGATTCCAACTTCCTGAACGGCTACCGGCGCGTGAACCAGCTGTTCGCGCGCAAGCTGGCGCCGCTGCTGCAGCCCGACGACATCATCTGGATCCACGACTACCACCTGATCCCGCTGGCTTCCGAGCTGCGCGCGATCGGCTGCGGCCAGAAGATCGGCTTCTTCCTGCACGTGCCGCTGCCGCCGCCGCTGATCCTGGCCGCGATCCCGCAGCATGAGTGGCTGATGCGCGCGCTGTTTGCCTACGACCTGCTCGGTTTCCAGAGCCATGCCGATGTGGAGCATTTCTCGCGCTACGTGCAGGCCGAAGCGCAGGCCGAGCCGATGGGCGAGCATCGCTACCGCGCGTTCCATCGCACGGTGCGGGCGCAGGCGTTCCCGATCGGCATCGACGTCGACGAGTTCATGGAACTGGGCCGCGGCGAGGAAGCGCAGGAAACCTACGAGATGATGTGCGCGCAATATGCGCGCCGCCGGCTGCTGCTGGGCATCGACCGGCTCGACTATTCCAAGGGCCTGCCGCAGCGGCTCAAGGCGTTCTACCGGCTGCTGGCCGAGTATCCCGAGAACCGCTCGAGCGCGACGCTGGTGCAGATCGCCGCGCCCTCGCGCGAATCGGTCGACGCCTATGCCGACCTGCGCCGCGAGATGGAGCAGCTGAGCGGCTCGATCAATGGCGAGTTCGGCGAACTGGACTGGATGCCGGTGCGCTATATCCACCGCACCACCGCGCGCAAGCGGCTGCCCGGCCTGTGCCGCGCCAGCCGCGTGGCGCTGGTGACGCCGCTGCGCGACGGCATGAACCTGGTGGCCAAGGAATTCATCGCGGCGCAGGATCCCGAAGACCCGGGCGTGCTGGTGCTGTCGCGCTTTGCCGGCGCGGCCGAGCAGCTGCGCGAGGCGCTGCTGGTCAATCCCTACGACACGCGCGCCACCGCGCAGGCGATCCAGCAGGCGTTGCACATGCCGCTGGCCGAGCGCCATCAGCGTCACCAGAAACTGCTGGAGCGCATCCGCGCGCAGGATGTGCACTGGTGGAGCCGTGAGTACCTGCGCGCACTGAGCGAGACCGAGGGCGCGTGAGTTCGGCGCGTTGCCGGTCGGGGAGCCATAGCATGGACATGAGTGAAGACCTGGCAGCGCAATCGTGCACGCCTTGCCGAGGCGGTGTGCCGCCGTTGACCCCCGAAGAAGCTGAGGCGCTATTGCAGCAGGCGCCCGGCTGGGAACTGGCCGATGGCGCGACGCGGCTCGAGCGGCGTTTCAGCTTCGGCAATTTCGCGCAGGCGCTGGCCTTTGTGACCGGCGTCGGCCAGCTGGCCGAGGCGCAGGGGCATCATCCCGAGATCAGCTTCGGCTGGGGACATGCGACGGTGTCGTGGCGCACCAAGAAGATCAAGGGCTTGCACCGCAATGATTTCATCATGGCGGTGAAGACTACAGAGCTGGCCGCGGCGCAGCAGGGCGGTGGCTGAGGCCAACGCTGTTTGCACGACAGCGCGCGGCGTTAGCGCTTGAACCACCGCAAGCCGGTCCCCTCTCCCGCTTGCGGGAGAGGGGGGCAGGAGCATCAACGAAGCGAAGGCCGTCGCTATTGCCAGCGCCGGCCCTCTCCCCCGGCCCCTCTCCCGCTTGCGGGAGAGGGGAGCACACCTGCGGAACAGCGAAGCGCAACAGCGATATACGCGCGGCTCAGCGCAAATCCGCCGGCGTATCGATATCCCGGAACGCGCCCTCGTCCTCGGTCAGGATTCGCGTCACCGGCTTGTCGTTCAGCAGCGCGCGCGCGCCTTCGTCGCCGTCCAGCGCCAGCAGCGCGTCGCGCCAGGCCGCGCCGAAGCCCACCGGATGGCCCCGTTGGCCGTTGCGCCACGGCGCGGCGATGGTGTCGGGCGTGGTGATGGTCAGCGCCACCGCGCGGATCAGCTCCATCGGCAGCCACGGCATGTCGGCCAGCGCCACCACCCAGCCGCGCGCTTCCGGCGTCGCCGCCACGGCGGCGCGCAGCGCCGCGCCCATGCCGGCTTCGGCCTCGGGCGCTTCCAGCACGCGGCAGCCGCCGCGGCGCAGTTCTGCCGCCAGCGCCGGGTTGCCGGGGCGGATCACGGCGATCGACTCCGGCAGCGCCGCGGCCAGCGTGCGGGCGCTGCGCCAGGCGACGGAGCGTCCGCCGGGCAGCACCTCCAGCAGCTTGTTGCGCTGGCCGGCGGCATCGAAGCGGCGGCCGAAGCCGGCGGCCAGCAGGATGCCGGTGGGCAGGTCGGTGCGGAGCAGGGGAGCGTTGGGGGCGGCGGTCATGGCGGCACTCGCGGGGTCGTTAGGCAGGATCGGGCGCCACGTCGCAACTGCTGCCGGTGCTGGCGGCCATCTCGCGCGCGGCCTTGGCGCCTTCCACCTGCAGGATGTCGGGCAGCGAGACGTGGTTCTTGGCCGCGATCACCTCGGCCAGGATCGAGATGGCGATCTCGGGCGGCGTGCGGCTGCCGATATAGATGCCCACCGGGCCGTGCAGGCGTGCCAGCTGCAGCTCGGTCAGGTCGAACTCCTTGAGCCGCTCGCGGCGCGCCTGGTTGTTGCGGCGCGACCCCAGCGCGCCCACATAGAAGGCGCGGGTGCGCAGCGCTTCCATCAGGGCCAGGTCGTCCAGCTTGGGGTCGTGCGTCAGCGCGATCACGGCGCAGCGCTCGTCCAGCTTCATGTCGGTGACGGTGTCGTCCGGCATGGTGCGCACCATGGTCACGCCGGGGATGTCCCAGGTCTCGGTGTACTCTTCGCGCGGGTCGCACACGGTGACCTGGAAGCCCAGGCCAACGGCAATCTGGCACAGGTACTTGGAGAGCTGGCCCGCGCCAATCACCAGCATGCGGTAGCGCGGGCCGTGGATGGTGAGCAGGGTCTTGCCGTCGAACGCCAGCCCGTCGGTGGCATTGGCCGGGCCCAGCGTGGCCGCGCCCGTGGCCATGTCCAGCGTGCGCGCGACCAGGCGGCCGTTCTCCACGGCGTCGAGCAGCTCGGCGATGCCGCTGGCCGGCTTGAGCGGCTCGGCGACCAGCTCGATGGTGCCGCCGCAGGGCAGGCCAAAGCGGTGGGCCTCCTCGGCGCTGATGCCGTACTTGATCGCCTCGGGGCGGTCCGAGGTGATGCCCTGCCGGCGCACGCGGTCGATGATGTCGTCCTCGATGCAGCCGCCCGAGACCGAACCGACCACCAGGCCGTCGTCGCGCACGGCCAGCATCGCACCCTCGGGTCGGGGCGACGAGCCCCAGGTCCGCACTACCGTCACCAGCAGCACGCGGTGGCCCTGCTGCTGCCACTGCACGCTGTTCTTCAGGACTTCGAGATCCACGCTGTCCATGATCGTTTCCGCTTCGGTTCCTCTGTCTGTTCATTCTCGCCTGCGGCTGCGGCGGGGGCGCCCTCGGCCGCTGGCGTTTCTTGTGTGGTGTCCGGTGATACCGCCTCCGTGAAGCGCGCAAAGAAGGTGTCAGCCAGCTTGCGTGCCGCGGCGTCCACCAGCCGCGAGCCGATCTGTGCGATCTTGCCCCCCACATGGGCGTCGACGGTGTACGTCAGCACGGTCTCGTCGCCGTCAGGTTCCAGCTTCACGCGGGCGGTTCCCTTGCCGAAGCCTGCCGCGCCACCCTGGCCGTCAAAACGGATGGTGTAGCTGTCGGGCGCCTGGATGTCTTCCAGCGCCATGCGGCCCTTGAAGCGTGCCTTGACCGGGCCCACCGCGGCTGTCATGGCCAGCAGGTAGGCGTGGTCGCCGTCGGGCTCGATACTCTCACATCCCGGGATGCATTGCTTGAGCAGCCCGGTGTCGTTGAGCGCTTCCCATGCCACCTGCTGCGGGACCGGCAGGCGCTGGCTCTGGTTCATTTCCATGGCGGGGCTTCCTTTCTTGGTGGGTTGGGGGCACCGGCCCGCGCGGGGCCGCCCTGGCCGGACAGCAGGGATTCGAGCGCCAGCAGGCTGTCCAGGTTGTGCGCGGGGCGCAGCGCGTCGACATGCGGCAGGATCGCCTGCACGCCGCGCGCCTGCGGCGTGAATCCAGGGTAGCGCAGCAGCGGATTGAGCCAGACGATGCGGTGCGCAAAGCGGCGCAAGCGAGCCATTTCGTCGCCGAGCAGGTCGATCTGCTCGTGGTCGAGCCCGTCGGTGACCAGTAGCACGGTGGCGCGCCCGGACAGCGTGCGCCGCGCCCAGTGGCGGTTGAAGCTCGCCAGCGCGGCGCCGATGCGGGTGCCGCCGGCCCAGTCGCGCACCTGGCCGGTGATCACGGCGACGGCCTCGTCCGGGTCGCGTTCGCGCAGCGAGCGGGTGATGTTGGTCAGCCGCGTGCCGAACAGGAACACCGACATCCGCTCGCGCGACTGCATCAGCGCATGGCAGAAGTACAGCACCGCGCGCGAGTACTGGCTCATCGAGCCGGAGATGTCGAGCAGCAGCACCACCGGCGGCTTGCGCTCGGCATGCTTGCGGAATTTCCAGCGCAGCCACTCGCCGTGCTGGCGCACCGCCAGGCGCGCGCTGGCGCGCAGGTCGGCGTGGGTGCCGCAGGTGGCGGCGCGCAGCCGGCGCGTGCGCTGCAGCGCCAGATGGGCGCGGCGGGTGCGCACCAGGTGCTGCAGCGCGCGCCATTCCTGCGCGCTCAGGGTCTCGAAATCGCGCTGCGCCAGGCGCTCCTGGTCGGAGAAGGTCAGCGGCACGTGGATCCTTTCCGCCTCGGCCTGCGCCGGGCGCGATGGCATTTCCGGCTGGCGCGCGGCCAGCGCATCGGCCAGTCGGTTGCTGCGCTTGGGCGGCGGCGTGCCCGCGTCCACGCGCGGCAGCAACAGCGCACGCAGCTTGCCTTCCCAGTCGGGGTCGCGCCAGAACAGGTCGAAGGCCGCATCGAACAGCGGACGCTGGTCGGGGCCGGACAGCACCAGCGCCGCCAGCGCGGCGCGCACCTCGTCGCGCTGGCCGATATCGACCAGTCGCAGCGCGGTCAGTGCATCGGCCGCGTGCGCCGGCGACAGCGCAAAGCCGCCGTCGCGCAGCAGCCGCATGAAGTGGGTGACGTTGCGCGCCAGCACCGGCAGTGCCGTTCGCGGACCGCCGCCGTGCGCGCCGGCGTGCAGCATCGGCACGGCTCAGGCTCCCGGCGTGGCGCCCGCCAGCAATTCCGCCACGGTAGGGCCGTCGACGCGCGCCAGGTCGTCCTGGTACTTGAGCAGCACGCCCAGCGTATCGCGCACGGACTGCGGATCGAGTTCGGTGGTGCCCAGCGCCGCCAGCGCACGGCACCAGTCGATGGCCTCGGCGATGCCGGGCGCCTTGAACAGGTCGATGCCGCGCAACCGGTGCACGAAGTCGATCGCCTGCGCCTGCAGCGCGGCGGCGGCCTCGGGCGCGCGCGCCGCGACAATCTGCAGTTCGCGGTCGCGCTCCGGATAGCCCACCCACTGGTACAGGCAGCGGCGCTTGAGCGCGTCGTGGACTTCGCGCGTGCGGTTGGAGGTGATCACGATCAGCGGCGGGCGCTCGGCGCGGATCACGCCGATCTCGGGGATCGAAACCTGGAATTCGGACAGCACCTCGAGCAGGAAGGCCTCGAACGGTTCGTCCGCGCGGTCGATCTCGTCGATCAGCAGCACGCGCGGCACGCCCGGTGCGGCGGGGTCGGGCAGCAGCGACTCCAGCAGCGGGCGCTTGAGCAGGTAGTCGTCGTGGTACAGCGACTGCGCCTCGGGCCGTTCGCCGCGGGCCTCCGCCAGCCGCAGCGCCATGATCTGGCGCGGGTAGTCCCATTCGTAGAGCGCGCTGGCGGCATCGAGGCCCTCATAGCACTGCAGCCGCAGCAGCCGCGTGCCGAGCACGCCCGCCATGGCTTGCGCCAGCGCGGTCTTGCCGACGCCGGGCTCGCCTTCGAGGAACAGCGGGCGCTGCATGCGCAGCGCGAGGTAGAGCACCGTGGCGGTTTCGCGGTCGGCGAAGTATTGCTGGTGTGCGAGCTGGGCGAGGGTGTGGTCGATGGAGGTTGGGAGCATGAAGCGATTGTGTGTGCCGACGCAACCAGCGCGCCGTCGGTTTGCTCCCCTCTCCCGCTTGCGGGAGAGGGGCGGGGGAGAGGGCAGGAGGTTCGCCCGCGACAACGCCTGATTCAAGCGCCGGCCCTCTCCCCCAACCCCTCTCCCGCCAGGCGGGAGAGGGGAGACAACATGCGGCAGTAGAGAAACGCTATCCCTTCACCGCCGCTTCCACCGCCCTGGCCGCCAGCACCGGAATCAGATGCGCCCGGTACTCCGCCGACGCATGCAGGTCGGTATTCAGCGTCCCCGCGTCGACCTTCACGCCACGCGCCGCCTGCGCGCTGAAGTCGGCCGACAGCGCCTGCTCCAGCGGCTGGCACCGGAACACGCTGTCGGCGGCTCCGGTGACCGCCACGCGCACCGTATTCCCGGAGCGCGCCACCATCACCCCCACCAGCGCAAAGCGCGAGGCAGGATTGCGGAACTTCACATAGGCCGCCTGATCCGGGATCGGGAACCGCACCGCGGTGATCAGCTCGTCGGGTTCCAGCGCGGTCTCGTAGAGGCCCTTGAAGAAGTCATCCGCCGCGATGCTGCGCCGGTCGGTGACCACGGTGGCGCCCAGCCCCAGCACCGCCGCGGGGTAGCACGCCGCCGGATCATCGTTCGCCAGCGCGCCGCCGATGGTGCCCATCGCGCGCACCTGCCGGTCGCCGATGCCGCCGGCCAGCGCGGCCAGCGCGGGGATGCGCTCGCGCACCGTGGCGTTCTCGGCCACGTCGGCATGGCGCGCAGCGGCGCCGATGGCGATCTCGTTGCCGTCGACGCGGATCTCGGCCATGCCGGGAATACGCGCCACGTCGACCAGCGTCGAAGGCGACGCCAGCCGCAGCTTCATTGCCGCCAACAGGCTCTGGCCGCCGCCGAGGAACTTGGCGTCGGGATCGGCCTTGAGCTTGGCCACCGCCGCCTTGGCATCCGCGGCGCGTTCAAAGTTGAATGCGTACA
The window above is part of the Cupriavidus taiwanensis LMG 19424 genome. Proteins encoded here:
- the otsA gene encoding alpha,alpha-trehalose-phosphate synthase (UDP-forming) yields the protein MPRLVAVSNRVADPRNVAAGGLAVALSEALRQTGGLWFGWSGKALQTAQGGTPGEGDLHLQQAGNVTLATVDLSREDHDAYYLGYSNGVLWPVFHYRLDLADFDSNFLNGYRRVNQLFARKLAPLLQPDDIIWIHDYHLIPLASELRAIGCGQKIGFFLHVPLPPPLILAAIPQHEWLMRALFAYDLLGFQSHADVEHFSRYVQAEAQAEPMGEHRYRAFHRTVRAQAFPIGIDVDEFMELGRGEEAQETYEMMCAQYARRRLLLGIDRLDYSKGLPQRLKAFYRLLAEYPENRSSATLVQIAAPSRESVDAYADLRREMEQLSGSINGEFGELDWMPVRYIHRTTARKRLPGLCRASRVALVTPLRDGMNLVAKEFIAAQDPEDPGVLVLSRFAGAAEQLREALLVNPYDTRATAQAIQQALHMPLAERHQRHQKLLERIRAQDVHWWSREYLRALSETEGA
- a CDS encoding 4a-hydroxytetrahydrobiopterin dehydratase — encoded protein: MSEDLAAQSCTPCRGGVPPLTPEEAEALLQQAPGWELADGATRLERRFSFGNFAQALAFVTGVGQLAEAQGHHPEISFGWGHATVSWRTKKIKGLHRNDFIMAVKTTELAAAQQGGG
- a CDS encoding nucleotidyltransferase family protein; amino-acid sequence: MTAAPNAPLLRTDLPTGILLAAGFGRRFDAAGQRNKLLEVLPGGRSVAWRSARTLAAALPESIAVIRPGNPALAAELRRGGCRVLEAPEAEAGMGAALRAAVAATPEARGWVVALADMPWLPMELIRAVALTITTPDTIAAPWRNGQRGHPVGFGAAWRDALLALDGDEGARALLNDKPVTRILTEDEGAFRDIDTPADLR
- a CDS encoding XdhC family protein, with product MDSVDLEVLKNSVQWQQQGHRVLLVTVVRTWGSSPRPEGAMLAVRDDGLVVGSVSGGCIEDDIIDRVRRQGITSDRPEAIKYGISAEEAHRFGLPCGGTIELVAEPLKPASGIAELLDAVENGRLVARTLDMATGAATLGPANATDGLAFDGKTLLTIHGPRYRMLVIGAGQLSKYLCQIAVGLGFQVTVCDPREEYTETWDIPGVTMVRTMPDDTVTDMKLDERCAVIALTHDPKLDDLALMEALRTRAFYVGALGSRRNNQARRERLKEFDLTELQLARLHGPVGIYIGSRTPPEIAISILAEVIAAKNHVSLPDILQVEGAKAAREMAASTGSSCDVAPDPA
- a CDS encoding CoxG family protein, with protein sequence MEMNQSQRLPVPQQVAWEALNDTGLLKQCIPGCESIEPDGDHAYLLAMTAAVGPVKARFKGRMALEDIQAPDSYTIRFDGQGGAAGFGKGTARVKLEPDGDETVLTYTVDAHVGGKIAQIGSRLVDAAARKLADTFFARFTEAVSPDTTQETPAAEGAPAAAAGENEQTEEPKRKRSWTAWISKS
- a CDS encoding vWA domain-containing protein, producing MLHAGAHGGGPRTALPVLARNVTHFMRLLRDGGFALSPAHAADALTALRLVDIGQRDEVRAALAALVLSGPDQRPLFDAAFDLFWRDPDWEGKLRALLLPRVDAGTPPPKRSNRLADALAARQPEMPSRPAQAEAERIHVPLTFSDQERLAQRDFETLSAQEWRALQHLVRTRRAHLALQRTRRLRAATCGTHADLRASARLAVRQHGEWLRWKFRKHAERKPPVVLLLDISGSMSQYSRAVLYFCHALMQSRERMSVFLFGTRLTNITRSLRERDPDEAVAVITGQVRDWAGGTRIGAALASFNRHWARRTLSGRATVLLVTDGLDHEQIDLLGDEMARLRRFAHRIVWLNPLLRYPGFTPQARGVQAILPHVDALRPAHNLDSLLALESLLSGQGGPARAGAPNPPRKEAPPWK
- a CDS encoding AAA family ATPase; translation: MLPTSIDHTLAQLAHQQYFADRETATVLYLALRMQRPLFLEGEPGVGKTALAQAMAGVLGTRLLRLQCYEGLDAASALYEWDYPRQIMALRLAEARGERPEAQSLYHDDYLLKRPLLESLLPDPAAPGVPRVLLIDEIDRADEPFEAFLLEVLSEFQVSIPEIGVIRAERPPLIVITSNRTREVHDALKRRCLYQWVGYPERDRELQIVAARAPEAAAALQAQAIDFVHRLRGIDLFKAPGIAEAIDWCRALAALGTTELDPQSVRDTLGVLLKYQDDLARVDGPTVAELLAGATPGA
- a CDS encoding FAD binding domain-containing protein; the encoded protein is MYAFNFERAADAKAAVAKLKADPDAKFLGGGQSLLAAMKLRLASPSTLVDVARIPGMAEIRVDGNEIAIGAAARHADVAENATVRERIPALAALAGGIGDRQVRAMGTIGGALANDDPAACYPAAVLGLGATVVTDRRSIAADDFFKGLYETALEPDELITAVRFPIPDQAAYVKFRNPASRFALVGVMVARSGNTVRVAVTGAADSVFRCQPLEQALSADFSAQAARGVKVDAGTLNTDLHASAEYRAHLIPVLAARAVEAAVKG